One segment of Triticum aestivum cultivar Chinese Spring chromosome 2A, IWGSC CS RefSeq v2.1, whole genome shotgun sequence DNA contains the following:
- the LOC123189855 gene encoding protein RETICULATA-RELATED 1, chloroplastic, protein MASASVSLSSLASSAAAAAAISSSPGCPPSKPFHDPKPLHLSVRLFPRFAKPQPLSCSGPHAPHAATGDGSGAGNRGDDSGGNGGKDGGGNDGDGGDDDYEEAEFGPLLGFSEVARLAAARGVKLPADMIEAARDAGIREVILLRYFDLQAAPWPLAAMIRAFSVLRNRMLADPSFLFKVGIEVVIDSCCATLAEVQKRGEDFWAEFELYAADILIGIVVDIALVGMLAPYVRLGKASSSTGLLGRFNRMAGALPSSVFEAERPGCRFTVQQRIGTYFYKGVLYGSVGFVCGIIGQGICNMIMNAKRSVKKTDEDIPVPPLIKSAALWGVFLAVSSNTRYQIINGLERVVEASPVAKGAPLVALAFTVGVRFANNIYGGMQFIDWARWSGVQ, encoded by the exons ATGGCCTCCGCCTCTGTTTCCCTCTCCTCCCtcgcttcctccgccgccgccgccgccgcgatctcCTCCTCCCCCGGCTGTCCTCCTTCCAAACCCTTTCACGATCCAAAACCTCTTCACCTTTCCGTCAGACTATTCCCCCGTTTCGCCAAACCTCAGCCGCTCTCCTGctctgggccgcacgcccctcacGCCGCCACCGGCGACGGATCGGGTGCCGGGAACCGTGGGGACGACTCGGGAGGAAACGGAGGAAAAGATGGAGGTGGaaacgatggcgacggcggcgacgacgactaCGAGGAGGCCGAGTTCGGGCCGCTGCTCGGCTTCAGCGAGGTGGCGCGCCTCGCGGCCGCCCGCGGCGTCAAGCTCCCGGCCGACATGATTGAAGCGGCCAGGGACGCCGGCATCCGGGAAGTGATTTTGCTCCGATACTTCGATTTGCAG GCCGCACCGTGGCCACTCGCCGCGATGATCCGGGCCTTCTCAGTGCTCCGCAACAGAATGCTCGCCGATCCGTCGTTTCTCTTCAAAGTTGGCATCGAG GTTGTGATCGACTCCTGCTGTGCAACACTTGCGGAGGTGCAGAAGAGGGGGGAGGATTTTTGGGCAGAGTTTGAGTTATATGCTGCTGACATTTTGATCGGGATTGTTGTTGATATCGCCCTAGTTGGGATGTTGGCTCCATATGTTAGATTGGGAAAGGCGTCTTCGTCAACGGGGCTGTTGGGGAGGTTCAACCGAATGGCTGGAGCTTTGCCAAGCAG TGTTTTTGAAGCTGAAAGGCCAGGCTGCAGATTTACAGTCCAACAAAGAATTGGGACGTACTTCTATAAG GGTGTTTTGTATGGCTCAGTTGGATTTGTCTGTGGTATTATCGGTCAGGGAATTtgcaatatgataatgaatgccAAGAG GAGTGTCAAAAAAACAGATGAAGATATTCCTGTTCCACCACTTATTAAAAGTGCTGCTCTTTGGG GTGTATTCCTTGCTGTATCATCTAATACACGCTATCAGATCATCAATGGTCTGGAGCGAGTAGTTGAGGCATCACCAGTTGCAAAGGGTGCCCCTCTTGTTGCATTGGCTTTCACCGTTGGTGTTCGCTTTGCCAATAACATCTATGGTGGTATGCAGTTTATCGACTGGGCTCGATGGAGTGGTGTCCAGTAA